The sequence CGATGAGGGCGCCGCTCCTGACATCGCCTAGCTAGCCTCGCCCCACAAGGCACAACTCATTTCCCACTGAAAACGCCACCAACTTCCTCCACCCGGAGGATGAAAGGGAGAATTTACGTGTTCGACGTAAACCTCTTTGACGAGCTCCGCATCGGCCTTGCCACCGCCGAAGACATCCGCCGGTGGTCCAAGGGCGAGGTCAAGAAGCCTGAGACCATCAACTACCGCACCCTCAAGCCGGAGAAGGACGGCCTGTTCTGCGAGCGCATCTTCGGCCCGACCCGTGACTGGGAGTGCGCCTGCGGCAAGTACAAGCGCGTGCGCTACAAGGGCATCATCTGTGAGCGCTGCGGTGTCGAGGTGACCAAGTCCAAGGTGCGCCGTGAGCGCATGGGCCACATCGAGCTGGCCGCCCCGGTCACCCACATCTGGTACTTCAAGGGCGTCCCGTCCCGTCTGGGCTACCTGCTGGATCTCGCCCCGAAGGACCTCGAGCGCATCATCTACTTCGCGGCGAACATCGTCACGTCCGTCGACGAAGAGGCGCGCCACAACGACCAGTCCACTCTGGAAGCAGAGATGCTGCTGGAGAAGAAGGACGTCGAGGACGACACCAACTCCGAGATCGAAGAGCGGGCGTCCAAGCTCGAGCAGGATCTCGCGGAGCTGGAAGAGTCCGGCGCCAAGGCGGACGCACGCAACAAGGTCAAGCGTGCCGCTGAGAAGGAGATGCAGCAGATCCGCGAGCGCGGCGAGCGCGAGGTCGAGCGCCTCGACGAGATCTGGAACACCTTCCTCAAGCTCGAGCCGAAGCAGATGATCATCGACGAGACCATCTACGAAGAGCTCGTCGACCGCTACGAGGACTACTTCACCGGCGGCATGGGCGCCGAAGCCCTGCAGACGCTGATCCGCAACTTCGACCTCGAGTCCGAGGCCGAGGAGCTGCGCGAGGTCATCAACAACGGCAAGGGCCAGAAGAAGATGCGCGCGCTCAAGCGCCTCAAGGTCGTCGCTGCCTTCCTGCGTTCCGGCAACGACCCGGCCGGCATGGTCCTGGATGCGATCCCGGTGATCCCGCCGGAGCTGCGCCCGATGGTGCAGCTCGATGGTGGCCGTTTCGCCACCTCGGATCTCAATGACCTGTACCGCCGCGTGATCAACCGCAACAACCGCCTGAAGCGCATGATCGATCTCGGCGCGCCGGAGATCATCGTCAACAACGAGAAGCGCATGCTGCAGGAGTCGGTGGACGCGCTGTTCGACAACGGCCGCCGCGGCCGTCCGGTCACCGGCCCGGGCAACCGTCCGCTGAAGTCCCTGTCTGACCTCCTCAAGGGCAAGCAGGGCCGCTTCCGCCAGAACCTGCTGGGTAAGCGTGTGGACTACTCCGGCCGTTCGGTCATTATTACCGGCCCGCAGCTCAAGCTGCACGAGTGCGGTCTGCCGAAGCTCATGGCGCTCGAGCTGTTCAAGCCGTTCGTCATGAAGCGCCTGGTGGAAAACGACTACGCGCAGAACATCAAGTCCGCCAAGCGCATGGTCGAGCGCCAGCGCTCCGAGGTGTGGGACGTTCTGGAAGAGGCAATTTCGGAGCACCCGGTTCTGCTGAACCGTGCGCCGACCCTGCACCGTCTGGGCATCCAGGCCTTCGAGCCGATCCTGGTCGAGGGTAAGGCCATCCAGCTGCACCCGCTGGCGTGTGAGGCGTTCAACGCCGACTTCGACGGTGACCAGATGGCTGTTCACCTCCCGCTGTCGGCGGAGGCGCAGGCCGAGGCACGCGTGCTCATGCTCGCGTCCAACAACATCCTGTCCCCGGCGTCCGGTAAGCCGCTGGCTATGCCGCGTCTGGACATGGTGACCGGCCTGTACTACCTCACCATGGACAAGTCCGAGGACGAGATCGGCGGCGAAGGTCGCTACCAGGAGGCCACCGAGGACCGTCCGGCGCAGGGCATTTACTCGTCCTACGCTGAGGCGATTATGGCGCGCGACCGCGGCGTACTGGGCCTGCAGGCCCCGATCCAGGTCCGCATCTCCCACCTGCGTCCGCCGAAGGATGTCGAGGCGGAGCAGTTCCCCGACGGCTGGGAGCGCGGCCAGGAGTGGACCGCGCGCACCACGCTCGGCCGCATCATGTTCAACGAGCTGCTGCCGTGGAACTACCCGTACCTCGAGGGCATAATGGTCCGTAAGGGCGGCGGCGACGGCAAGGTGCTCATCGGTGACGTCATCAACGACC is a genomic window of Corynebacterium massiliense DSM 45435 containing:
- a CDS encoding DNA-directed RNA polymerase subunit beta', whose product is MFDVNLFDELRIGLATAEDIRRWSKGEVKKPETINYRTLKPEKDGLFCERIFGPTRDWECACGKYKRVRYKGIICERCGVEVTKSKVRRERMGHIELAAPVTHIWYFKGVPSRLGYLLDLAPKDLERIIYFAANIVTSVDEEARHNDQSTLEAEMLLEKKDVEDDTNSEIEERASKLEQDLAELEESGAKADARNKVKRAAEKEMQQIRERGEREVERLDEIWNTFLKLEPKQMIIDETIYEELVDRYEDYFTGGMGAEALQTLIRNFDLESEAEELREVINNGKGQKKMRALKRLKVVAAFLRSGNDPAGMVLDAIPVIPPELRPMVQLDGGRFATSDLNDLYRRVINRNNRLKRMIDLGAPEIIVNNEKRMLQESVDALFDNGRRGRPVTGPGNRPLKSLSDLLKGKQGRFRQNLLGKRVDYSGRSVIITGPQLKLHECGLPKLMALELFKPFVMKRLVENDYAQNIKSAKRMVERQRSEVWDVLEEAISEHPVLLNRAPTLHRLGIQAFEPILVEGKAIQLHPLACEAFNADFDGDQMAVHLPLSAEAQAEARVLMLASNNILSPASGKPLAMPRLDMVTGLYYLTMDKSEDEIGGEGRYQEATEDRPAQGIYSSYAEAIMARDRGVLGLQAPIQVRISHLRPPKDVEAEQFPDGWERGQEWTARTTLGRIMFNELLPWNYPYLEGIMVRKGGGDGKVLIGDVINDLAVKYPMITVAQVLDNMKDAGFYWATRSGVTITMSDVLVLPNKTEILESYEKEAERIERKYWDQGALTERERYDRLVELWKDATDTVGQAVEDLYPDDNPIPMIVKSGAAGNMRQIWTLAGMKGMVVNSKGDYITRPIKTSFREGLSVLEYFNNSHGSRKGLADTALRTADSGYLTRRLVDVAQDVIVREEDCGTRQGVRVPIAEEVSEGKFQVHDLWETSASGRVVASDVKDGEGNVVAEAGAELSDELTDKLIAAGVTEIKVRSVLTCQTPAGVCAKCYGKSMASGQLVDIGEAVGIVAAQSIGEPGTQLTMRTFHQGGVGGDITGGLPRVQELFEARNPKNRAPIASVAGTVSLSDEGNFWTLTITPDDGSDNVVYEKLSKRQGLAQVRRPMESNPDAMIERSLRDGDHVEVGERLMRGAADPHDVLEVLGRRGVEKHLIDEVQAVYRTQGVAIHDKHIEIIIRQMLRRGTVIEAGSTEFLPGSLVDLSEAKQINAAQVAEGGEPAQLRSEIMGITKASLATESWLSAASFQETTRVLTDAAINKRSDKLIGLKENVIIGKLIPAGTGISRYRNISVKPTEAARNSAYSIPTYGDSIYGDEGFGEYTGASVPLDEDFTLN